One genomic window of Fusarium keratoplasticum isolate Fu6.1 chromosome 3, whole genome shotgun sequence includes the following:
- a CDS encoding Lactose permease, whose amino-acid sequence MGVLNRGKKHNESSVGPALAAVLPDDPRPWYRIGYLLKLNCCLMVPLLSSTTLGYDGSMMNGLQTLPQWRTFFDQPEGAILGLMNSVYPLGKVVGMVAVTYISDRWGRKLPLLIGVVTCIGFAIMQGLSQNLGTFVTARALLGCSTSFISQASPILITEYFGAIFAAWSTFGTFKISSTWSWRIPSLLQGAIPAIQLAGLFFVPESPRWLASRGRKEEARQIFATYHAGGDVNSPLVAFEMDEVQQALSEESQEMSQSSWLDLVRGQANRRRTLIAVIVGWFSQWCGVAVTSYYLTLVLNTIGITEAKDQTLINGLLQVFNWIIATFLGALMVDRLGRRFLFLVSTAGMLASYIVWTGLTSYFVSSRDEAAGRAVVAFIFIFYFFYDIAWTPLLQAYPVEIFPFTLRSRGLSLTYITASTGLIVGNQVNPIAMKAIAWKYYIVFCCILGLLFAIIWFLFPETKGRTLEEIREVFEGESSTDRDIEKEDKLKVDGRATPTGHVQHKELERS is encoded by the exons ATGGGGGTTTTGAACCGCGGAAAGAAGCATAATGAATCGTCTGTTGGCCCAGCCCTCGCTGCG GTCCTTCCGGATGACCCAAGGCCCTGGTACCGGATTGGATACCTCTTGAAGCTCAACTGCTGCCTCATGgtgcctcttctctcttcgACCACCCTGGGCTACGATG GATCCATGATGAACGGCCTCCAAACCCTCCCTCAGTGGCGAACCTTTTTCGATCAGCCAGAGGGAGCGATCCTTGGCCTCATGAACTCTGTGTACCCGCTGGGCAAGGTGGTCGGCATGGTGGCCGTCACGTATATCTCTGATCGCTGGGGTCGCAAgcttcctctcctcatcGGCGTGGTGACATGCATTGGCTTTGCCATCATGCAAGGGCTGTCTCAGAACCTGGGCACCTTTGTTACGGCGCGAGCCCTGCTGGGGTGTTCGACCTCGTTTATCAGCCAGGCGAGCCCTATTCTCATCACAGAG TATTTCGGTGCCATCTTCGCTGCTTGGTCTACCTTTGGGACCTTCAAGATTAGTTCGACTTGGAGCTGGCGCATCCCCTCCCTACTCCAGGGAGCCATACCGGCAATTCAACTCGCAGGACTGTTCTTCGTCCCTGAATCCCCAAG ATGGCTCGCATCTCGTGGTcggaaagaagaagctcggCAGATTTTTGCCACCTATCACGCCGGGGGAGACGTCAACTCCCCCCTGGTGGCTTTTGAAATGGACGAGGTCCAGCAAGCGCTCAGCGAAGAAAGTCAAGAAATGTCCCAAAGTTCCTGGCTCGATCTTGTTCGAGGACAAGCTAATAGGAGGCGCACTCTTATCGCCGTCATCGTTGGCTGGTTCTCCCAATGGTGCGGCGTCGCCGTGACATCGTACTACCTTACCCTTGTCCTCAACACTATCGGCATCACGGAAGCAAAGGACCAGACTCTCATCAACGGTCTGCTTCAGGTCTTTAACTGGATCATCGCAACCTTTCTAGGCGCTCTCATGGTTGACCGCCTCGGCCGACGTTTCCTCTTTTTGGTCTCAACCGCAGGCATGCTAGCCAGCTATATCGTCTGGACCGGCCTTACCTCGTACTTTGTTAGCAGCCGTGACGAAGCAGCTGGCCGCGCTGTGGttgccttcatcttcatcttttaCTTCTTCTATGATATTGCGTGGACACCCTTGTTACAGGCCTACCCCGTCGAGATCTTCCCCTTTACGCTTCGCAGTCGCGGACTGTCTCTCACTTATATCACTGCGTCTACGGGCCTTATCGTGGGAAATCAGGTCAACCCTATCGCGATGAAGGCTATCGCCTGGAAGTATTACATTGTCTTCTGTTGCATCCTTGGTCTACTCTTTGCCATCATCTGGTTCCTCTTTCCAGAGACAAAGGGCCGTACCTTGGAGGAGATCCGAGAGGTTTTTGAGGGTGAATCGTCCACCGATAGGGAcattgagaaggaggacaagCTCAAAGTGGATGGTAGAGCCACTCCTACCGGGCATGTCCAGcacaaggagcttgagcgtTCTTAA